The DNA sequence AAAAGCACGTATGCCGTTACCCCCTGCATCCTTTACCGTGTTTTTCCAAAGGAAATGGTCAACTGTAAAATTGAGATCAATACCACTTTTACGAACGTCTGTTATGTGATTCTCAAGAATATTGATGTCAGTGTTGCTATCGTCAACGCGGATACCGTTGCCGCTTTTTTGTATGTGATTTTGCCAAATGAGGTTACCTCCTGATACACTTGTATTCACAACCTCAATTCCATTCCCCCCCACATTCTTGATCTTATTGTTGATGAAACTGTTGCCAGCACCAAATCGAACGAAAATTCCGTCATTTACATAGTTTTTGATTGTAAAACCTTTAATCTCCACTCCCGAAACAAGATCGAAGAAAGGAACAAACGTAAGGAAGAACGCATTGGAACGGATCCCCTTTCCGTCAAGGACGGCATCGTTTCCTTCCGCGATGATACGGATAAAAGGTGTGAATACTTCAACCGCTTCATGGTAAACCCCATCCGCGACAAGGATCACATCACCCCTTTGCGCAACATCAACCGCCACTTGAATAGAAGGTTGATCGCTTGGAACTCGAATGACTCCGATTACTTTCTCCGAGCAAATGCTGGCGGGGACGCTGGTCTTGCATTGGTTGTTCACAAAGTGGTTGTTTGTTCCATGATCAACGATGTCAACGATCGCATTACGCTCTACTCTGTTCCGAATAAAAGCATTATTGTTTCCGTTTATTTCGATCCCGTTTTGATTGTTTTCTTCGATCACGTTTTCCTCGATGATGGTTACCTCGCTGGTTGCCTCAACGAATATTCCATTTCCCTCATTCTTCTTAACATGATTTGCCGTAATGACGCCACTAAAAGAATCAAGTGATATCCCGTTTCCTCTGTTGTTTTGTATTTGATTCTTGACGATATAGTTATTGGAACTAAAGGAGAGTTGAAGTCCGTTTCCACCAACTCCCTCTATGTGGTTTTCCAAAACTAATAAACCGGTTGTATTAACGGCCTCAATTCCATGAGTGCCAACGTTTCGTATCTGATTCTCGATAAGAAAGGAAGATTGACGGAAAATCAAGATACCGCTCCCGCTAACGTTTTCTATTGTGTTTTGCCAGGCAAAGAGCGCAAGGCCCTCTTGAAGCTCAATACCATTGGCACCGATGTTCCTAATGCTGTTACGAATCAATCTGCACTCCGAGTTCTCTAATAAAACGCCGACATTACCATAGTTCTCGATTGTAAATCCCTTGATCTCGATTCCCAGGGAAAATTGGAGTGTAAATGCATTCGACCGAACACCCTCTCCATCAAGCACGACATTGTCACCATCTGCTATCAGACGGATATCGAATTTTTCAACTACAGCTACTTCTTCGCGATAAATGCCGTCTGCGACAAGAATGACGTCCCCACCTCGTGAAACATTCACGGCGTCTTGAATCGTAGCCTGATCGCTCGGGACTTTGATGACCGTCATTTTTCCACCTTCTATTTACATATTTATCTAACAATCATCCATTTCCAGGAGGAATTTTTTTGTCCCCGCAGATACCAATGTATGTAAATCAACAAGAGTTGGAGAAGAACACTTGTCTATGTATTAAAAAATAGACGATTGGTGGTCCGGTCACTTAGCCGTAAATGTCTAAATGGGTATTATATGCTCGCTTCTTAAAGAGCTAACATACAATACCCATTTTCTTAATCCCCTTATGATGAAACTGTCAGGTCATCAGTCCCACGCAAACCGCTGCTCTTTCAACGAATCGTCTTGGCTACCCTGATGTAACAGCTCTACTCTACTAATTCCTTCCGCAAATCCCCTGAGGATTACTGGTTGCGCAACTATTTTCAACAAAGTTGTTGCTGAGGTCATCAATGTCAAAGGGGGTATTGTTTTTTAACTTGTTTCGAATGATAGCGTGATTGCTTCCGTGCAGTTCTATTCCGTTCTCTTTGTTTTCCTTCAGCGTGTTCTCCTGGATGACGGTAAAGTCTGTACCTGCACCGACAAAGATTCCGCTTCTTTTATTCTCCGTGATTACGTTTTTCGCGATCACGTCCCCGCCAAACCCTAAAGCAGTAATCCCGCTGCCTTGATTGTTTCGAATATCGTTCTGCAGGATGTAATTTTGGGAGCTAAGGCTATCCATTTGGATACCGCTGCCGCCTGCTTCTTCTATTTTGTTTTGCCTGATTAAGCATACTGTGTTAAAATCCGAAAGCTTGATTCCATTTCCCCCAACGTTTTTGATATGGTTGCGAATCAAAATGATCGCTTCAGCAAATATCAACAGGAATCCATCATTTACATAATTCCGGATCGTAAATCCTTTAATCTCGACTCCTCTTGCTTCCAGCGAAAATGCATTGGAGAGCGCACCCTCACCATCAAGGACAGCATGGTCACCTTCCGCGACGATACGAATAAAGTTTGTATTTATTTCAATGGCTTCATGGTATACGCCATCTGCCACCAGGATGACATCGCCCTCTTGGGCAACATTGACTGCCTTTTGGATCGTAGGCTGATCGCCAGGGACTCTGATTACTCTAATGATTTTTTGGCTGCAAATGCTTGACGGATCACTGTTCATGCATCGGTTTTTGACGTAGTGGTTACCAGCTCCGTTATCTTTGATGTCGGTGCGCCTATTTTGCTTAAGCCTGTTTCGAATGATAGCGTTTTGATTCCCGTTTATTTCTATCCCATTGTCATTCTCTTTTATCTTATTTTCCTGGATGACGTTGAACGTGCTGTTAGCGTTAATCAAGATTCCGCTTCCGTCATTCTTCTCGATATCATTATCCGTAATCACGTTGTCGAGCGAATTCATTCCTTCGATAGATATTCCCTCTTCCTTGTTCTTCCGTACATGATTTTCGATGATATAGTTTTCCGATCCAAAATCCCGGATTCCATCTATCCCGGATTCTTCCACTTTGCTTCTCCAAACCAGGCTGCCATTTGTGGTGAGAAGCTCAATCCCGTTGCCGCTGACCTCATTGATTCGGTTATTGATAAGACTGTTAACAATACCGTTCACGACGAGGATGCCGTCATTACAGTAGTTTTTTATCTTAAACCCTTTGATTTCCACTCCCGAGATTGCGTTAGGGATTGCAGATGGAAACAGGAAGAACGCATTGGCCCGTTTTCCCTCGCCATCCAGAATGACATTGTCGTCTTTGGCTATGATACGGATAAAGTCTGTGTTCACTTCGACGGTTTCATGATATACCCCATCCGACACCAAAATAACATCGCCAGCTTGGGCAACCTGGACTGCCTGTTGAATGGTAGGCTGATCGCGCGGAACTTGAATGACCGACAGTATTTTTTGGACACAGATGCCCGCAGGATTACTGGCCATGCATTGATTGTCAACATAGTGATTGTTGCTGTCCACCATATCAAAAGGCGTATTATTCTTTATCCTGTTTCGAATGAGAGAAGTACCTTGTATATTAAACTCAATTCCATTTCTCTTGTTTTCTTCAACGTTGTTTTCCTCGATAATGCTGACGACACTCTTGTCAATAAAGATGCCTTTTCCTTTGTTACTCTTACTGATATTATTTGCAACCAGATTACCGGTAGTTGCTCTAGCAAAGAGAGTACCTTCAAGGTGAATCCCGTTGCTCTTGTTGTTTTGCACATCATTTTTTAAAATTCCAGTCGGACTACTGGTAAAAGCTCGTATACCGGCACCTCCTGCATGTTCTACTTTGTTTTTCCAAATCAAATGGTTAGATGTAGTATTGAGATCAATTCCATGATTGCGAACGGATGTTATTTTATTTTCAAGAATACTGCTTAGCACGAAGCTTTCTTCCATGCGTATACCGCTGGCGCTTTCATTTATCGTATTTTGCCAAATGAGATTGGCTCCAATATTGCCAGCATTCAGAAACTCGATTCCATTCCCCTCAACGTTCTTGATCTTATTACGGATGAAACTATTACCCGACCCGAATTGAACAAAAATCCCGTCATTTACATAGTTTTTGATAGTAAACCCTTTAATCTCTATCCCCGAGACAAAATCGATGTTGGGAGCAAACTTAAGAAAAAACGCATTGGAACGGATTCCCTTTCCATCAAGGACGGCATTGCTTCCTTCCGAGATGATACGGATAAAAGGTGTAAATACTTCAACCGCTTCATGGTATACCCCATCTGCGACAAGGATGACATCTCCAGCTTGGGCAACATCAACCGCCGCTTGAATAGAAGGTTGATCGACTGGAACTCGAATGACTCCGATTACTTTCTCCAAGCAAATACTGGCGGGGGAGCTGGTCATGCATTGATTGTCAACAAAGCGGTTGTTTGTTCCGTTATCAACAATGTCGAAGATGGCATTGTTGTCTACCCTGTTTCGAATGAAAGCATTATTGTTTCCGTTAATCTCGATTCCATTTTGATTGTTTTCTTCAATTACATTCTCCTCTATGCTGTTTGCCTCGCTGTTTACATCGACAAAGATTCCATTTTGCTGATTCTTCTTCACATGATTATCCGAAATGACACCACTGAAAGCATCAAGTGAGATCCCGTTTCCTTGGCTTTTTTGGATGCGGTTCTTAACGATAAAGTTATTGGAGCTTGAAGAAATTTGAAGTCCATTGCCAACAGCTCCCTCTATGCTGTTTTCCGCTACCAAAAGACTTGATGTAGAAGCAGTCTCAATTCCGTGATTCCCGGCATTTAGAATGTGATTCTCTACTAGAAAGGAAGACTTGCCAAAAACCTTAATACCACTCCCACTAGCATTTTCTATCTTGTTTTGCCAAACTAAAACCCCAACACTACCCCCAAGCTCAATTCCATTAGCACCCACGTTCTTAATGCTGTTACGAATTAAATTGTTTTCCGAACTATCGTCTAAAAAAATGCCGACATTTACATAGTTCTGGATTGTAAAGCCTTTGATTTCGATTCCCAAGGAAACCTGGAGGGTGAAAGCAATCGCCAGGATCCCCCCTCCATCAAGTACGACGTTGTCACCATCCGCGATGACACGGATATTGAGTTTCTCAGCCAGTACAACATCTTCATGGTATATGCCGTCTGCGACCAGAACAACGTCGCCACCGCCTGCAGCATTCACTCCGTCTTGAATGGTCGGCTGATCTCTTGGGACTCTAATGACTGACATTTTTTCACCTTCTTTTTAACTCATGATTGTTCACAATTATCCATTCTCGTAGTTGCGTACCCTTAAATTCCTTCTTAATGTATGTAGATCAACGAATCTTGGAGACGAATATCTGACTATATATGACAAAAAGCATTTGGCCAATCTAAGATAACAAATAGGGGTATCCCATGCTCGCTCTCCAAAGAGCTTGCATACGATACCCCTACGAATTATTTCTTTACTATTACAGCGTCAACTCATCAATCCCACGCAAACCGCTGTTCCTTCCAAGGATCGCCATACATGTTGTACCCGTTTTTCTCCCAGAAGCCCTGCTTGTCTTTCTCCAAAAATTCGATCCCGCGCACCCATTTGGCGCTCTTCCAGAAATAGAGATGGGGAATGACAAAGCGCAACGGCCAGCCATGATCAGGAGTCAATTCCTGTCCATTGTGCTTGTTGGCAAACAAGTTGCCTGCGGTCATGAAGTCTTTTAGCGGCACATTCGCTGTCCAGCCGTGCTCCGCGTGCAGCATGACGTATTTTGCTTCCGGCTTTACCTTGACCAGCTTGAGTACTTCTTCCACCGGGATGCCTTCCCATTCGTTGTCGAGCTTGCTCCAGCCCGTCACGCAGTGGATGTCGTTGGTTGTGCCGCCTCTTGGCATTGCCATCATTTGCTCGTAAGACAGCGTGACTTCCTCTTCTACCAGGCCAAACAGACGAAAGCTCCACTGCGTGGATAGATCCGTATATTGAGGGACATCTCCGTAATGGAGTACCGGAAAGCCTGTCGTTTGCTTCTGATTGGGCGGGATGCGGTCACGTTGTGTATTCGTTGTTGTTTGATTAAAAAACATGTAGCCCACTCCTCCTGTCTTCCTTCTATTCTTCCCTTCTTACCATATCCTGCACAAACCTGCAAGGTAGATTTGCACACTCCATGGCTCTTAGGAATCCGTGCACAAAAACCCTCGCGATCATGCGAGGGTTTGCTGCTTCCTGCGTTTGTGCGAGTCTTATTTGCCGACACGCAGCAGAGCGTGATCCACTTTGATGCACATGTCGTTGACGACAGCGATGCCCTCTTCACTCATTAAGGCAGCGGCATCATCGTTGGAGATTCCTTGCTGCATCCAGAATACTTTTGGCTTGTGCTTCATTTTCTTGGTTTCCTCAGCCACTGGGACGATGTCTTCGCTCTTACGGAATACATTTACGATGTCGACTTGCTCGTCGATCTCCGTCAGGCTAGCCACTACTTTTTCGCCCAGAACGGTTTCACCCGCGATGATTGGGTTGACCGGGATGATACGGTAGCCTGCATGCTGCATAGCGTCAGCGATCATGTAGCTGGTGCGATCCGGCTTGTTGGAGAGGCCTACCACAGCAATTGTTTTCGCCTCTTCCAGTAGCCCTTTACGTACTTCGTTACTTGGATTTTGTACCATATTTCAACACTCCTTTTGGAATTAGGATTGGCTGCGGTTGGATACAAACTGAACAATCGTCCGGGTCATGACGCCGGTACCGCCAGAAGGCTGCATGTCGCCTGTGTTGGCATTGTAAGCTGTCCCTGCGATATCCAGGTGAACCCATGGCGTATCTCCCACGAATTCCTGCAGGAACACGCCACCGATGATCCCGTGTCCGTAGCGGCCACCCGAGTTTTTCAAGTCGGCAAAACGGCTTTTGTTCAGGTCACGATACTCATCGAATGTCGGCAGCTGCCACAGACGCTCACCTGCAACGTCAGCGGCTTCGAGCAATTCATCCATGAGCGCCTTGTCATTCGTCATCGCACCCGAGCAGAAGTGACCCAATGCCACCACGATGCCTCCGGTCAAAGTAGCCGCATCTACCAGACACGTAACACCTTGCTCTTTTGCATACGTGATGCAATCCGCCAGTACGAGACGGCCTTCCGCATCCGTCGTAATGATTTCCACGGTTTTGCCACTCATGGTTGTGATGACATCGCCTGGACGGAAAGCAGTACCAGACGGCATATTTTCAACGGTGCCGATGACTGCCAGCACGTTTACTTTTGGTTTGATCTGACCCAGAGCTTCGAGCGTACCGATCATCGCGGCAGCTCCACCCATGTCCGACTTCATATCTTCCATGCCCGCTACTGGCTTGATGGAAATACCACCTGTGTCAAACGTTACCCCTTTTCCGATAAGGCCAATCACGTCATCCCAGGTTTCTCTTCCTTGATATTTGACGGCAATCACGTAAGGCTCGAGCACGCTTCCTTTTGCGACAGAAAGAACGCCCCCCATGCCCAGCTCTTCCAGCTTGGCCTGCTCCAGCACTTCTACGGTCATGCCATATCGATTGGCTACCTCTACCGCAGCGTCTTTTAACGCGCGAGGGGTCAAATAGTTGGCTGGCTCGTTCACCAGCGTCCGTGCCAGATTGGTACCTGATACGAGCGCTCGGCCGACATGAACCCCCGCCTGCACCAGCTCTTGGGCATCATCGGCGGCCAGAACACGCACAGATGCGACTGGAGCTGATTCACGCTTTGGCTTTTGACGGTAGCCTTCATAATTGTATTCAGCCAATCCAAATGCTTCGGTGACAGCTTGTGCCAAACGGTCTGCAGCAAGTTTATCTGTCGTAGGCAAATCGATTGCGATCTTTTTTCCTTTGCCTTTGGATACCACTGTCTTGGCAGCGCGTCCCCATGCATTGCGAGCGGCAACAAAATCAAATTTTTCCGGAGCGCCCATGCCGACGACGATCAGTTTTTTCGCTGTCAGCTTGCCCATCCCATGAACCACGGCAACGGCTTTTGCGTCCCCGCTGATTTCTTTCTCCTGTTGCAATACACTTAGACTGCCACCAAAGGCTTGCTCGAGCTCAGGGTATACCTGTGCCAGTTCTTCCCCTTTCCACAGTGGAACGATCAATTCATCGCATTCTACACTCACCAGTTGGATCCGTTTTTCTACGGTTACTTCCATATACTCTTCCCTCTTTCTCTGTGATAGGATACAATTATGTGCACATTTGTAGTTTTAACGATTGTTTACTTACGATGTGTCGATACGCAAACGCAATGACGGAAACGCCATGGCTTTGGCTTCTACATACGGAATGTCGTCAGCATCAGGTAGGGCACTCTCGCAAGCTTCTATGTATCGAATGACTTCTTCTACGTCCAGTCCCCAATGAATGGGACCGTAACGGGTCAGGTACTTTCGCGCGTTGCCAATCATCCAGCGAGCACCCTTGATATTGCCGTATTCCCGATGATACAGGCCGACAGCCATTTGCAAGAGCCCTTGCAGGAATTTGTCGGATTTGTTTTCCATCCAGATCTCTTCTAGCAGATCATGGCATTCGTAGTACTCACCTTCATTGAACTTCTCAATGAACTGCAGATACTGTTCGGGATACCGCATGGATGTTCACACCTTCCGTTTCACCATTGCAAAAAAAGAAAAACTTCGTGAAACGCTTCATGATGCCCTCCTTATGGTATCACAGATTGGCAGTCCTTAAAATCCAAACGAAAACTTCACGGATGGAGACAACGCCCTTCTGTTACAATATACGAAAGAAGCGTACAGTAGAAAGGAATGGATTTTCCGTGGCGGATATTTTAGAAAACTTCCCCTTATGGGCTGCGCTGCTTGCCATAGGAATCGCCCAATTTATCAAAATTCCCCTCAATTATTTCGCTACCAAGACATGGCAATGGTCGCTGATGTTGAGTACTGGCGGCATGCCTAGTTCGCACTCTTCGGCTGTAACCGCTCTCTCGACTGCGGTCGGCCTTCGTGAAGGCTTTTCCAGCAACATGTTTGCCATCTCCGCCATTCTTGGCGTCATCGTCATGTTTGATGCGGCCGGCGTTCGTCGTCATGCCGGGATGCAGGCTGTCGTATTGAACAAGCTAGTCGATGAATTTAACCATCTCCTGGAAGGGATGAGGTCGCTCAAAGTACGTCCAAACCAAGAAAAAGCAAAGAAACTGAAGGAGCTGCTCGGGCATCAACCGATTGAAGTATTGATCGGCGGATGGCTGGGAGTCATGATTGCGCTCCTCGTGCATCCGTTTTTCTAAGGCGTATCCAAAGGGGGAATTCGCATGCGCATCGTTTCCATCTGTCCGAGCAATACGGAAATCCTCTATTACCTTGGCCTCGGTGATCAGGTAGTCGGATTGGACGATCATTCCGACTGGCCAGAGGAATGGCAGCACTTGCCCAAAGTGGGACCGGATCTGACGATCGATATGGATCGGGTTGCGGCGCTTACACCTGACTTGGTCATCGCTTCCCTCAGCGTTCCAGGTATGGAAGCAAACGTGGATGCTCTGCAAGCACGAGGGATTCCTCATATCGTCCTGAACCCGTCACGGATCAAGGACATTGCCGCCGATATCCGCCTGGTTGGAGAAGCGACGGGAACGCGCAAGCAAGCGGAAGAGCTCGCGACTCACTTTGACGAAAGAGTAGAAACCATCCGACAACAGACCTCGCAGTTTGGATACAAGCCCAAGCTGTTCTGGGAATGGTGGCCCAATCCGATCTACACACCCGGTCAGGAAAACTGGCTCACGGATGTCAGTGAAATTGCCGGAGCGATCAATGTGTTCAGTGACTATCCCGTAGCAAATGTGAAAGCGACTCGGGAGATGGTCATGGAGCGAGATCCCGATCACATCTGCGTCGTCTGGTGCGGCATCGAGCTCAAACGAATTAAGCCAGCCATGATCACCGAACGCCCCGAATGGGAAGACATGACTGCCATCCGAAATAATCACGTTCATTTACTCGAAGAAGGATTGTACTGCCGTCCTTCTCCCCGTATTCTCGAAGGACTGGAAAAGCTCGTCGCACTCATTCACCCATAACGTACAAAAACGTTCAGAACCGAATCACGGTCTGAACGTTTTTTCTTTTTTCTTTCATGCCGCCTACGCAGCATCTTTGGTTTGCTTTTGCTATTCAATTTTGTGTGTTACTTTACGACTTCCGCCATCGCGGCGATTCCTTTCTGGTTCAGGTTATTCAGAAAGGCTTCCGTCAGCTTGCCATCACCGCGTCGTACGACATAGACATCCAGCGATTTT is a window from the Brevibacillus choshinensis genome containing:
- a CDS encoding leucyl aminopeptidase yields the protein MEVTVEKRIQLVSVECDELIVPLWKGEELAQVYPELEQAFGGSLSVLQQEKEISGDAKAVAVVHGMGKLTAKKLIVVGMGAPEKFDFVAARNAWGRAAKTVVSKGKGKKIAIDLPTTDKLAADRLAQAVTEAFGLAEYNYEGYRQKPKRESAPVASVRVLAADDAQELVQAGVHVGRALVSGTNLARTLVNEPANYLTPRALKDAAVEVANRYGMTVEVLEQAKLEELGMGGVLSVAKGSVLEPYVIAVKYQGRETWDDVIGLIGKGVTFDTGGISIKPVAGMEDMKSDMGGAAAMIGTLEALGQIKPKVNVLAVIGTVENMPSGTAFRPGDVITTMSGKTVEIITTDAEGRLVLADCITYAKEQGVTCLVDAATLTGGIVVALGHFCSGAMTNDKALMDELLEAADVAGERLWQLPTFDEYRDLNKSRFADLKNSGGRYGHGIIGGVFLQEFVGDTPWVHLDIAGTAYNANTGDMQPSGGTGVMTRTIVQFVSNRSQS
- a CDS encoding right-handed parallel beta-helix repeat-containing protein, whose amino-acid sequence is MSVIRVPRDQPTIQDGVNAAGGGDVVLVADGIYHEDVVLAEKLNIRVIADGDNVVLDGGGILAIAFTLQVSLGIEIKGFTIQNYVNVGIFLDDSSENNLIRNSIKNVGANGIELGGSVGVLVWQNKIENASGSGIKVFGKSSFLVENHILNAGNHGIETASTSSLLVAENSIEGAVGNGLQISSSSNNFIVKNRIQKSQGNGISLDAFSGVISDNHVKKNQQNGIFVDVNSEANSIEENVIEENNQNGIEINGNNNAFIRNRVDNNAIFDIVDNGTNNRFVDNQCMTSSPASICLEKVIGVIRVPVDQPSIQAAVDVAQAGDVILVADGVYHEAVEVFTPFIRIISEGSNAVLDGKGIRSNAFFLKFAPNIDFVSGIEIKGFTIKNYVNDGIFVQFGSGNSFIRNKIKNVEGNGIEFLNAGNIGANLIWQNTINESASGIRMEESFVLSSILENKITSVRNHGIDLNTTSNHLIWKNKVEHAGGAGIRAFTSSPTGILKNDVQNNKSNGIHLEGTLFARATTGNLVANNISKSNKGKGIFIDKSVVSIIEENNVEENKRNGIEFNIQGTSLIRNRIKNNTPFDMVDSNNHYVDNQCMASNPAGICVQKILSVIQVPRDQPTIQQAVQVAQAGDVILVSDGVYHETVEVNTDFIRIIAKDDNVILDGEGKRANAFFLFPSAIPNAISGVEIKGFKIKNYCNDGILVVNGIVNSLINNRINEVSGNGIELLTTNGSLVWRSKVEESGIDGIRDFGSENYIIENHVRKNKEEGISIEGMNSLDNVITDNDIEKNDGSGILINANSTFNVIQENKIKENDNGIEINGNQNAIIRNRLKQNRRTDIKDNGAGNHYVKNRCMNSDPSSICSQKIIRVIRVPGDQPTIQKAVNVAQEGDVILVADGVYHEAIEINTNFIRIVAEGDHAVLDGEGALSNAFSLEARGVEIKGFTIRNYVNDGFLLIFAEAIILIRNHIKNVGGNGIKLSDFNTVCLIRQNKIEEAGGSGIQMDSLSSQNYILQNDIRNNQGSGITALGFGGDVIAKNVITENKRSGIFVGAGTDFTVIQENTLKENKENGIELHGSNHAIIRNKLKNNTPFDIDDLSNNFVENSCATSNPQGICGRN
- a CDS encoding CoA-binding protein — protein: MVQNPSNEVRKGLLEEAKTIAVVGLSNKPDRTSYMIADAMQHAGYRIIPVNPIIAGETVLGEKVVASLTEIDEQVDIVNVFRKSEDIVPVAEETKKMKHKPKVFWMQQGISNDDAAALMSEEGIAVVNDMCIKVDHALLRVGK
- a CDS encoding sulfite oxidase-like oxidoreductase, giving the protein MFFNQTTTNTQRDRIPPNQKQTTGFPVLHYGDVPQYTDLSTQWSFRLFGLVEEEVTLSYEQMMAMPRGGTTNDIHCVTGWSKLDNEWEGIPVEEVLKLVKVKPEAKYVMLHAEHGWTANVPLKDFMTAGNLFANKHNGQELTPDHGWPLRFVIPHLYFWKSAKWVRGIEFLEKDKQGFWEKNGYNMYGDPWKEQRFAWD
- a CDS encoding cobalamin-binding protein, producing the protein MRIVSICPSNTEILYYLGLGDQVVGLDDHSDWPEEWQHLPKVGPDLTIDMDRVAALTPDLVIASLSVPGMEANVDALQARGIPHIVLNPSRIKDIAADIRLVGEATGTRKQAEELATHFDERVETIRQQTSQFGYKPKLFWEWWPNPIYTPGQENWLTDVSEIAGAINVFSDYPVANVKATREMVMERDPDHICVVWCGIELKRIKPAMITERPEWEDMTAIRNNHVHLLEEGLYCRPSPRILEGLEKLVALIHP
- a CDS encoding divergent PAP2 family protein, whose protein sequence is MADILENFPLWAALLAIGIAQFIKIPLNYFATKTWQWSLMLSTGGMPSSHSSAVTALSTAVGLREGFSSNMFAISAILGVIVMFDAAGVRRHAGMQAVVLNKLVDEFNHLLEGMRSLKVRPNQEKAKKLKELLGHQPIEVLIGGWLGVMIALLVHPFF
- a CDS encoding DUF309 domain-containing protein, which translates into the protein MRYPEQYLQFIEKFNEGEYYECHDLLEEIWMENKSDKFLQGLLQMAVGLYHREYGNIKGARWMIGNARKYLTRYGPIHWGLDVEEVIRYIEACESALPDADDIPYVEAKAMAFPSLRLRIDTS